One Mercurialis annua linkage group LG3, ddMerAnnu1.2, whole genome shotgun sequence DNA window includes the following coding sequences:
- the LOC126671124 gene encoding uncharacterized protein LOC126671124, whose amino-acid sequence MLMDKVDFLKFSQQWTVAAKIISQRRFNILVIRNTIQQSWRLRGEFAMARFPDNVFTIRFDNQLDYKRVLEERPWNIQNHHFNIQEWPNDIPLSKINFDESLFWVHVNGLPPNLITKENGKMIGELFSGFVEVDLNEFAPLWRQHFLRIRVRVNNTEPFKTGFHNVTDAGGTEWIYFTYEKLPDICYFCGCMGHTVKFCLKRIDEETEGKVFMGSLMYGPQLRTAAMMHSSKLSLVRARTRYYQATQQREQSQVPEMQSSSPTPAPPMGNSSQTYVVSMADNEVPVVVSVGTNYLSRIISTTEVDVTMLSNLEQWRVSDIMQSNIPAMYGATEPIFSTLTQTGIHNLLEPMSPFSCPSLTELSPVREWRLPPNMVNALSPRVQTEYRQLSPMVTVGQDLQSDILVDYLYASGYIGSNEGGISSVDLAEIRELLSDIYRGGPIPIIAPPQQTEQQAEPTVPTSETQATVAEPKKKRGRPAKKKTEDTRGTALEPKKTKRGKRKLQTTDFAHQYAPMEDFCDQVVPDLPLLIHADEESGDSFHAMFEPGVRGYMLDQGVATDINSTSEEELLLFEKGYEADLEGPPEPK is encoded by the coding sequence ATGTTAATGGATAAAGtagattttttgaaatttagtcaGCAATGGACAGTGGCAGCAAAAATTATATCTCAAAGGAGGTTTAACATTCTGGTAATCAGAAATACCATTCAGCAATCGTGGAGATTGAGAGGGGAATTTGCTATGGCCAGATTTCCAGATAATGTGTTCACTATCAGATTTGATAACCAACTTGACTACAAACGTGTTTTAGAAGAGAGGCCTTGGAACATCCAGAATCACCATTTCAACATCCAGGAGTGGCCAAATGATATCCCAttgtcaaaaattaattttgatgaaTCTCTATTCTGGGTGCATGTTAATGGGCTTCCACCAAATCTCATCACAAAAGAGAATGGTAAGATGATTGGTGAATTATTTAGTGGCTTTGTTGAAGTGGATTTAAATGAATTTGCCCCTTTATGGAGACAACATTTTCTGCGCATCCGGGTTAGAGTTAACAATACCGAGCCATTCAAGACAGGGTTTCATAACGTCACTGATGCTGGTGGCACAGAATGGATTTATTTCACATACGAGAAACTTCCAGATATTTGCTACTTCTGTGGATGCATGGGACATACAGTTAAATTCTGTCTTAAAAGAATTGACGAAGAGACAGAAGGCAAAGTTTTTATGGGAAGTTTGATGTACGGACCTCAGCTGAGGACTGCAGCTATGATGCATTCAAGCAAATTATCTTTGGTTAGAGCCAGGACCAGATATTATCAAGCAACTCAGCAAAGAGAGCAATCACAGGTCCCTGAAATGCAATCCTCAAGTCCTACACCAGCTCCTCCTATGGGTAATTCTTCTCAAACTTATGTTGTCTCTATGGCTGATAATGAAGTTCCAGTTGTTGTTTCTGTTGGTACCAATTACTTGTCTAGAATAATTAGTACTACTGAAGTGGATGTGACTATGTTGTCTAATTTAGAACAATGGAGGGTGTCTGATATTATGCAGTCAAATATTCCTGCAATGTATGGTGCTACTGAACCTATTTTTTCTACTCTTACTCAAACTGGGATACACAATCTGCTTGAACCAATGTCTCCATTTTCTTGTCCTTCTTTGACTGAACTGAGTCCGGTGAGAGAGTGGAGACTACCTCCAAACATGGTTAATGCTCTTAGTCCACGAGTTCAAACTGAGTATCGGCAACTATCTCCAATGGTGACTGTGGGTCAGGATCTGCAATCAGACATATTGGTCGATTATCTATATGCAAGTGGATACATAGGCAGCAATGAAGGAGGTATCTCAAGTGTTGATCTTGCTGAAATCAGAGAACTATTGAGTGATATTTATAGAGGTGGCCCCATCCCTATTATTGCACCTCCACAACAAACTGAACAACAAGCTGAACCAACGGTTCCAACTTCAGAAACCCAGGCAACTGTTGCTGAGCCAAAGAAAAAAAGGGGTAGACCTGCAAAGAAGAAAACTGAAGACACTAGAGGCACCGCATTAGAAccaaagaaaacaaaaagagGCAAGAGGAAGCTGCAAACCACTGACTTTGCTCATCAATACGCTCCAATGGAGGATTTCTGTGATCAAGTAGTACCGGATCTACCTTTGCTGATTCATGCGGACGAAGAATCTGGCGACTCATTCCATGCTATGTTCGAACCTGGAGTCAGAGGATACATGCTGGATCAAGGTGTTGCAACTGACATCAACTCAACTTCTGAGGAAGAGTTACTGCTGTTTGAGAAAGGTTATGAGGCCGACCTAGAAGGGCCTCCGGAGCCCAAATGA